GACCCGGACGGGGACTTCCTCGATCGAGAGCTTCGCGCCGTCCGCCGGCGTGTCGCGCGCAATGTGTTCGAACATGAAAGTCAGGTGGTCCGGCTCGATGGCGCGCAGGACGCCGATCCTCAGGCGGATCTCCGTCACCTTCCCCGCCTGGTGGCGCTGCGCTTCGGCGACCGCGATGTCGAGGATGTCGTGGGCGATGCCGAGCTCGTGCAATTCGCTACCCGTGCCCGGGCCGACGGGTCACACCC
This is a stretch of genomic DNA from Thermodesulfobacteriota bacterium. It encodes these proteins:
- the hypA gene encoding hydrogenase maturation nickel metallochaperone HypA — encoded protein: MHELGIAHDILDIAVAEAQRHQAGKVTEIRLRIGVLRAIEPDHLTFMFEHIARDTPADGAKLSIEEVPVRVECASCGISEARSFTWECPRCGGFEISVTGGDLLEITSLDVEV